The following is a genomic window from Moorella sp. Hama-1.
TTATCTGGCACTACCATGGCGATGATCCCGATTTGTGCCTGCGCCTACTGGAGGCCTTTACCAAGCGCGTGATTTTCGATATGCAGTTGGCCATAGATAACTATATTGTGGACCAGTTGCAGCAGCTCGGCCACTTCCAGGACGAGATCGCCGCTGTGGCGAAAATAATTGGCGATATTGCCGAGCAGACCAAGATTTTATCCCTGAATGCCTCCATTGAGGCGGCCCGGGCCGGGGAACACGGCCGCACCTTCTCGGTGGTGGCCCAGGCCGTCCGGGACCTGGCTGCCCGCACCTCCCAGTCGGCCAAGGATATCACCCTCAAGGTCCAGGAGAACCATCGCGTCCTGGCCCGGATGCAGCAGATAGGCAAGTAAATGGCTAAACTCTATTTTCGGAGGAG
Proteins encoded in this region:
- a CDS encoding globin-coupled sensor protein, whose protein sequence is MVDNAAHTEQLRFLNLSADDLALMEAEKEIFVKEADGVVKTFYDHLMQYPYLEQMIKKHSTVERLSQTQKVYFISLTDPINGEYINGRLRIGKKHQEIGLYPKWYLGAYRLYLSEIHRIIWHYHGDDPDLCLRLLEAFTKRVIFDMQLAIDNYIVDQLQQLGHFQDEIAAVAKIIGDIAEQTKILSLNASIEAARAGEHGRTFSVVAQAVRDLAARTSQSAKDITLKVQENHRVLARMQQIGK